A single genomic interval of Algiphilus sp. harbors:
- the msrB gene encoding peptide-methionine (R)-S-oxide reductase MsrB, protein MQDSESPGSAAAERVEKSDHAWREQLPEESYRVTRQHGTERAFTGAYHDHHADGRYHCVCCGAPMFDAVHKYDSGSGWPSYWQPAEDAPVATTTDTSLGMTRTEVHCARCDAHMGHVFDDGPAPTGKRYCINSAALDFRARD, encoded by the coding sequence ATGCAGGATTCCGAAAGTCCCGGATCCGCCGCGGCGGAACGGGTGGAGAAGAGCGATCACGCCTGGCGCGAGCAGCTGCCGGAGGAAAGCTATCGCGTCACGCGCCAGCATGGTACCGAGCGCGCCTTCACCGGTGCCTACCACGATCATCACGCCGACGGGCGCTATCACTGCGTGTGCTGCGGCGCGCCCATGTTCGATGCGGTCCACAAGTACGACTCCGGATCCGGCTGGCCGAGCTACTGGCAGCCCGCCGAGGACGCACCGGTCGCCACCACGACCGACACCTCGCTCGGCATGACGCGGACCGAGGTGCACTGCGCGCGCTGCGACGCGCACATGGGGCACGTCTTCGACGACGGACCGGCGCCCACCGGCAAGCGCTACTGCATCAACTCGGCAGCGCTGGACTTCCGCGCGCGCGACTAG